The DNA sequence ATACCACGTGGACAGAGATTGGCATCATGGACAAAATGAACATTCTCAAGTATTTCCTGATGATTAAGCAGATATTTTAAAATCCATGTGCTTTCACGCTTCTTCAACCGGAATTCACCAAGAAACCAGCTAATAAAACTCTTTTTATCTTGAATTGTCACCGAACTCTCCAACTCCCATTCGTCCTCCTTTAAAACGGAAATCAACTAAGGAATTGACCATCTCCTGTACCATTGATGCGCGCAAGATAACCTGCCGTGTCGGCATCCAGCGGTTCAAGAGCCATATACTTGCCAAGAACTTCTGCTGCGTCAGCCATAAGTCCTTCCTCAACTAGAAAATACCCGAATTCCTTCAGAAAATCACTATCTTCTTGTAAAGATATATATGCTTCACGATATTGCTTTAATGCTTGTTTATAATTTTCCATTTCTGCGTATGCTTTAGCAGCAATCCAATTATAAAGCGCATCTTCAGCACCGATGTCTGAAATAGAGTCGATGAGTTCTATAGTTTCTTCATGCCTTTCTTGTTCCTCAAGCATTCGAGCAAGATATACGACTGCTTCCTTATAATCAGGATCAAGCGCTACTGCTTCTCGTATTAATCCTTCACCCTTTTTAAAAGACCCGAGTTGACATGCAAATGTACCAGCTTCAAAATAGAGTTCTTTATTAAAGGAATCTTTAGCTAGTCCTTTATTTGCTGTTTCTAATGCTTCCTCAAGCAGATTTTCATTCTCGTATGCTCTTGCCAGCCAACTATATACAGAGAGGTAATCAGGATCCTTCTCAATTAATTCTTCCCATGCTTTAATAGCGATGTCCATCCGATCTGCCTGGAATGCAGTGAAACCGTATTTGAACAAATGCTCAGGTTCTTCAGATGCATTCTCCTTATATAAATCAAGCGCTCGTTCTTCTTTGCCAAGAAGAGCCATGCATTCCGCAAGCCTTTCACTTACGGATACACCCGCAATTTCTTTCATTTCTTCCTGAACCTGCTCATAAAAATGCGCTGCACGTCCGTAATCACCTATTGAAAACAGCAATTCACCTAGTGCAAAATCAATAACAATTTCATTCGGGGCATGCTGTTTCGCCTGGAGCAGCTTCTGTTCTGCCACTTCAAAAAGCCCCTGTGCCTGATAAAGATCCGCTTGTTGCAAGGCTATTTCCAAATATTGAGGGTCCTCTGGATCAATTGTACCTTCTCCGATGAGTTGCAAAGCTTTTTCGTCTTCACCAAGTTCTATATATATATCCGCAAGCATTGCCGATAGTTCACTTTCTTCAGGAAATGAGGCGATAAGCTCCTCAAGAACCGGAACAGCTTTCTCGTAATAGCCAAGCTGTCTATAGAGTTCAGCCATTTCAAAAGCATCTTCCGGAGCAGCTTTCGCAACATGTTCATCCAGTAATTCAACGGCTTGCTCAATTTTATCTTCATTTATATAATGTAACGCCTGATCAAGAACATTCATTCCAGCTACAGCACCTTTCATCGTACACTTCATCCTTGAATAGTAACATATGAAGCGCATTATTTCTTCTTACTGAGCTTGAACAGATAAAAAAAGAATGAGAGCAGCAAAATGGCTCTCATTCCTGTATAGAATGGAAATGTTCAAAAAATGTCGGATATGATATTTGTATTGAAGAGATGTCATCAATAACGACTGCCCCTTCCGAAACAAATGAAGCAATTGCCGCCATCATGGCAATTCGGTGATCGTGGTAACTTCTCACTAAGCCACCTTTAAGTGGTGTCTCCCCTTTTATAGCCATTCCATCTTCAGTTGGGGAAATCGATGCACCTAGTGTACCGAGAACATCCTCAACAGCTGCAATCCGGTCTGTTTCCTTGACACGGAGCTCTTCTGCATCACGGACGATAGTCTCACCTTCAGCCTGGCTTGCAATCAGTGCTATAATCGGTATCTCATCAATAAGTCGAGGAATCATATCCCCTTCTATAACAATGCCCTTCAATTTACTGTAGCGCACTGTAATGTCACCGAACTTTTCACCGCCAGTTTCATTTACGTTGTCAATTGAAAGGTCTGCTCCCATCTGTTCCAGGACGTCCAGAATTCCGGTTCTAGTCTTATTAAGACCTACTCTTTTAAGCGTAAGTTCACTTCCCGGCACAATTGCAGCAGCAGCTAAATAAAAGGCGGCCGAGGAAATATCCCCAGGGACGACTACGTCAGTAGCTACAAGACGATATTTATTTGTAATCCGGATTTCTTCTCCAGCAACAGTCAAATCTGCCCCAAAAGCCCGAAGCATATTCTCAGTATGATCTCTTGTCGGTGTTTTCTCGATGACAGTTGTCTCTCCATCTGCCAATAATCCTGCCAAAAGTACAGCGGATTTTACTTGAGCACTTTTCAGAGGCATTTCATATGTAATCGAGTGAAGTTGTTTTCCTCTTATTGAGATTGGCAAATATGAGCCGCCTTCTCGGCCATCGAATTGCGCTCCCATCTGACGTAGCGGATTGACGACACGGTCCATTGGACGTTTTGTCAGATAAGGATCACCATATGCCATTGAGAAGAAAGGCAGTCCAGCAAGAACGCCTAGCATAAGCCGGGCAGTAGTGCCCGAATTTCCAAAATAAAGAGGTACGAGCGGTTCATTCAGACCGTCAATCCCTTTACTATTTACTACAACGTTCGTGCCATCAACCTCTATTTCCACACCCATTGCCTGAAAAGCATGAATGGTGCGCAGACAGTCTTCACCGTCAAGGAAATTTTCTATTTTTGTCGTGCCTTTAGCGAGTGAACCGAAAATGACAGATCTATGAGATATGGATTTGTCTCCGGGAATTTCAATATTGCCTTTAAGAGGTCTTTTGGCAGGCGCCAATGACAATTCTCCCATTGCCAACATCCTTTCTTATAAACAGCTTAGATTTCAACCATGATGTCGTAATCATTAGACTTTAATATTTCACATGCTTTGCTGTGGTCTTCCCACGAACCAAGACTTATACGCAATGCACCCATGATGCCTTCACGAATCTCAAGTATTCTGAAGTTGCGCAAGCTGATGTCATGTTCAGCAAGCAACTGGACAACTTTCGCAATGGCTCCCGTCTGGTCTCTGATATCTACATATATATCGAAGAAAGAAGGCAGAGCACCTTTTTTCTTGGTTCCAAGTCCATCACGGTAATCCTTCGCTTCCTGTAAATACGAAATCATCTCTTCTTTCCTGTTCTCGACGATTAATTGCTTTAAATGATTCATTTCCTCAATTGAATTATCGAGCATAAGCAACAGTTTTTCCTGGTTATGGTGGAATATGTCCTGCCATAAGTAAGGATTACTTGATGCAATACGCGTAATATCACGAAAACCACCGGCGGCAAGATCACGCAAATATGGGTGCTTTCTTTGCCATTTGCTAGCCTGCTGAACGAGCGAAGATGCAAGCAAATGAGGGAAATGCGAAATTATTCCAGTCATCTCATCATGTTCATCTGAATTCAGAGTCAGGAAGTGGCTTTGTGTGTTGACAAGCGCTGACTTGATTTCTTCAATATGCTCCTCTTTGCAGCGCGGCCCTGGAGTAAGAACGTAAATCGCATTTTCGAATAAATGCGTTTTAGCTGCTTGAACACCTTTTTTATGAGAGCCTGCCATTGGATGACCGCCGACAAAAATTAGATGTTCATTTTCCAAATTGTTTGCTGTGTCTAATATAGCGCCTTTGACAGAACTCGCATCAGATACGATAACATCATGATCGAATGTGATTCGGTCAAGTTCATGCAGAAGAGAAATGGTTGCTGAGATAGGAGATGCAAGAAATATCATCTCAGCTCTTTGTGCAGCTTCGACAAAATTTGATGTAATTTCATGAATAATCCCGTTTTCCAATGCGAACTCTAAAGTCTGCTCATCAATATCGTAACCGATGACATGGTGTTCATTGACAAGCGCCATTCCTTTGGCAAGTGAACCACCAATCAGTCCAAGACCTGCTACAAGTATGACCTTTTTGCTCATTCTTCCACCTTGGCGAATACAGCATCTATTTCTCTAATCGCCTGCTTCATCAGTTCCATGTCATCTGCTTTACCGATTGTTACACGTATTGTCTGAGGCCAGCCCACTTTGGAACCTGGACGGATAATGAAACCCCGTTCGAGAAGCTTTTGGAAGACTTCTATATCATCAGTCGGTGTCTTCACCAATAGAAAATTCGTTTCGGAAATAAAACATTCCCAGCCAATACTGTTCAGAAATTCAGCAAAGTCTTCACGAATTTCAATATTTTTTACTGTAACTTCGTTAATAAACGATTGATCCCCAAGGGCAGCAACTGCAGCCTTTTGAGCAATACTTGATGTGTTGAAAGGTCCCCTCGCAACATTTAATTTGCCAATAATGCTGGAATTGCCGATGGCATAGCCAATACGCAATCCGGCAAGACCGTATGCTTTGGAAAATGTTCGCAAAATGAGCAAATTAGGATACTTGCGGAATTTGTCCAAGGCATGCAAGTCAGATTCCTTTCTTGCAAACTCATAATAAGCTTCATCTAGCACAACGAGTACATTATTAGGACACTGATCCATGAAACGGTTCAGTTGCTCTTCTGTAATTGGACAGCCTGTTGGATTATTTGGAGAGCAAATCCAGACAATTGCTGTATCTTCATCAATTTGTGCAAGCATTTCATCCAGGTCATGATCACCAGTTTCCTTTAGGGGTACTTCACGCGCTTCGGCACCTTCGATTCTTGCCTGATGTTTATATTGCGGGAATGTCGGTACCGCCATTACAGTATTCTTGCCTTTCTCGAGGAAACAGCGTGAAATGATTAAAATCATTTCATCAAGCCCTGAGCTGAATGCAATCTCATCTTCTTCAATTGAGAGATGAATTGCAAGAGCTGAGCTTAACTCTGTTGCGTGACCGTCGGGATAAATATTGAAATCAATGTCAGCATCTTTCAAAACAGATTTCACCTTAGGAGAAAATCCAAAAGGGTTCTCATTTGACGCTAGTTTTACGATATGATCCAGATTATATTTTCTTTTCACTTCTTCTGTCTGCATCCCCTGTTCGTAAGGGCGCAACTCTTTCAGTATATCTTTTCCTTCCATTTCTCCTCACTCACCTTGCACGAGATCGGGACGCAATTTTATTGCTTCATTAAGAAACACATGTTGTACGTCCTGTTGTTTTGCTGTCGTTTCAGCTACCATCATTATGCGAATGCACTTCTCCAGTGCACCTGGAACATCAATCTCCTGCATACACATAACAGGCACATGTGTACAGCCAGGGAGACTGCGTAATGCCTTTGCTGGGAAAGCAGTATCCAAATCCTTCGTAGCTGATACAAGAACATGGGAAATGGATTCAGGCTCTATATTATTCCTGGAAAGAATCTCTTGAAAAAGACGTGTCGTCTCTTCCAGGATGATTCCACTTTCATTTACCTCTACTGTTGTGGCTCCTCTGATGCCTCGCATCATGCTTTCACCATCTTTCCAAGAAATGAGCTCAGCTCTTCAAGAAGCTCTTCTTTTGTAAATTCCACCGTCTCCGGCTTGCCAATCTCCTTGAGCAAGACCATTGGGATACGATCATTCAATACTTTCTTATCGGAAGCCATTTTCGCTAGCAGATCATTTGGGTTCAATTGTGGCAGACTTGATGGATATGCATTAGCCTTCATCCAGCTAGTCAATTCTTCAAGCGGCAAGTTGACTCCATAATATTTCTGACTTAATCCTAGTGCGAAAAGCATGCCGATTGCAATTGCCTCGCCATGCGTCATTTTTCCATATCCGAGTTCTGCTTCTATCGCATGACCGAGAGTATGTCCGAAGTTAAGGAATTTGCGCACGCCCGATTCTTTTTCATCTTCCTCGACGATTCGTGCCTTTACTTCAATACCTTGCTGTAGATGAGAGATGAGACGCTCATTGTTCATTTCATCAAGTGAAGCAGCCATAATATCTTCGAAAAATGCTACATCGGATATTAATGCCTCTTTGACAAGTTCAGCATATCCGGAGCGAATTTCTGCTTTAGAAAGTGTATGGACAGTCTCAACATCATATATGACTGCACGAGGAGGATAGAAATTGCCAATCATATTTTTTCCTAGAGCATGGTTGATCGCCACTTTACCACCAACGCTGCTGTCATGTGCAAGAATTGTCGTAGGTACTTGTATGTAATCAATTCCACGCATATAAGTTGCGGCAACAAAGCCGGCGAGGTCACCTACAACCCCGCCGCCAAGGGCGATGATCAGGGAATTGCGATTCAAACCATTTTCAATGGCTTTCGTATGCAACTCGTAAAACTGTTCAATACTCTTGGACTGTTCGCCAGCAGGAATAACAGCAGTGAACACTTTTTCATTCGCAAGGCTATTCTGCACATCTTTCAGATAAAGTTTACTAACATGGCTGTCAGTTATAATCAGGACGGAGGCATATTTTTTACTAAGAACCTCAGACAAGTTGAATCGTAACTTCTCGCCAATCATAATTTTATATGGATGTGTACTAGTTTGAACTTTGATTTCTTTCAAATCAGAAACACCTTATTTCTTCCCGGTAATCATCAAGCGCTTTTTTCAATTGTGGGAACTGATCACTTGTGAACTGCTCTGTAAGTGCGTTAGCAAGCTCGAAAGCAACAATGTGCTCCATTACGACTGCAGCGGCAGGTACAGCACATGAGTCGGATCTTTCAACACCTGCGTTGAATGGCTCCTTCGTTTCAATGTCAACGCTTTTCAATGGCTTATATAAAGTAGGAATTGGCTTCATGACTCCTTTTACGACAATTGGCATTCCTGTCGTCATCCCACCTTCAAAACCTCCAAGTCGATTTGTTCTGCGGGAATAGCCGTTCTCTTCACTCCAGATGATTTCATCATGTACTTCACTTCCATTGCGTCGTGCAGCCTCAAATCCTATTCCAAATTCAACACCTTTGAAAGCATTGATGCTCATCACAGCGCCTGCTACCTTACCGTCTAATTTACGGTCATAGTGCACATAGGAGCCGATTCCAGCAGGCATGCCTTCAACATAGACTTCACATACGCCCCCAATGGAATCTCCGTCTTTTTTTGCTTGATCAATTGCGTCCATCATCTTTTGCTCGACTTCAGAATCCAGAACACGAACAGGAGATTCTTCAGAAATTTCCTGCTTCTGCTTAATCGAAAGACCTTCGATTTCCTTCGCCTGGATTCCAGCTATTTCTTTTACATAGCCACAAATCTCAATACCAAGATGACGTAGCATTGTCTTAGCTACCGCACCAGCCGCAACACGTGCCGCTGTTTCACGAGCAGAAGAACGTTCCAATACATTTCGCATGTCGCGATGTCCATATTTAAGGGCACCATTCAAATCTGCATGACCTGGACGTGGACGTGATAGAATTCGGCGGATCTCTTCATCATCTTCAATCGGGTTTTCACCCATGATATCTGTCCAATGCTTAAAATCATCATTATTGACTACTAAAGCAATTGGCGAGCCAAGGGTATAGCCATGACGCACTCCACTCTTGATATCAATAAGATCCTTCTCGATTTTCATGCGTCTTCCGCGGCCGTGTCCTTTCTGGCGGCGAAGTGTAGATTCATTTATGTCATCGGGCAGTAGCGGCATGTTAGCCGGTACGCCTTCAATAATAGTTGTAAGCTGTTTTCCATGTGATTCTCCAGCTGTCAAGTAGCGCATATGCCGTCTCCTTTTGATAGTATAATAGATTTAAAAGAATAAAATTTTTCAAATAATTTACTATATAGAATTACGCCTTTTGATAAAAAAACGTATCAAAAAGCGAAAAGCCATACTGTTCTGCACTGAAAATTTGTTCAGTGCTTCCTACGAACAGAATACCGTTCTGTTTAAGTGAATTGCTGAAATTCTGATAGATTACAGACTTTGCTTCATCTGTAAAATAGATTAGGACATTTCTGCATACAATCAGATCAAGATCTCGGGGATACCTGTCAGCAAGCAGATTATGCTTCTTGAACTCGATTAACTGACGTACATCGCGATTGACCTCAAAAAGACCATTCTTTTCAACAAAGTACTTTTTCTCAAGACCTGAAGGCAGCTCTTTTAGTGACTGCTTCTGGTAAATACCTTGCTTTGCCCTTGCCAGAATATTCTCATCTATATCAGTAGCGAGGATATTCACTTTTAATGCTGGGAAATATTCCTTCATCAAGATGGAGAGACTATAAGGCTCCTCACCAGTGGAACATGCAGCACTCCATATGTTCAAACGTGTCTTTCCTTTACTGACAGAGGGAATAACCTTGTTCTTCAAGACTTCCCAACGCTGAGGATTCCGAAAGAACTCGGAAACGTTAATCGTCAGGCGATCTGTAAATTCTGAGAGAAGCTCGCTGTCTTTATTTAGCGCTTCATAATATGTATTGAAATCCTTATAGCCTCGTTTGTTGCGGAGAGAAATGATGCGGCGCTTCATCTGTGCTTCCTTATAAAGAGAAAGGTCGATACCGAGCTTTCTTTTGATCCTGCCTATAAATTCAGGATAGTTTTCACTCATTCGCATACGCCTCTTTCAGGTGAATCATTGGACAACCTCCGTCAGAAACGGAGGTTGTCCAATGATTCTTAGTAGATCCAATCGCGATCTTGCTTATCGTAAGAAACGAGCTCGCTTTCGTTGAAGAAAAGACCAATTTCTCTTTCTGCGCTTTCTGCAGAATCAGAACCGTGAATAATGTTCTTGCCAACTGTAACAGCAAAGTCACCACGGATAGTTCCTGGAGCAGCTTCAGCAGGATTTGTCTTACCCATCATTTCACGAGCAGTAAGGATAACGCCTTCGCCTTCCCATACCATTGCAAAAACAGGACCAGAAGTGATGAAATCAACAAGTTCGCCGAAGAATGGGCGTTCTTTGTGCTCACCATAATGCTGTTCAGCAAGTTCGTTAGAAATCTGCATCAATTTTGCACCAACAAGTTTGAAACCCTTTTTTTCAAAACGCTGTACAATTTCACCAGTCAGATTACGCTGTACACCGTCTGGTTTTACCATCAAGAAAGTTTTTTCCATTTTGAATGACACCTCTTATGTATATGTTTATTATTCTGGGTTATTGCCATGGATCTTCAATAGCTTTTCCACTTGCAAAAATTCCATGCACTCATTTTATCATAATGATATAGGAATTGAACAGCGACAATAGACATTTTCACTCAATTCGGTTAAAAACTTCGCTTTCCCATATAGGCCGCTATATCAACAAGTGTTCTTTTTTCCTTTGAATCTTCAAACCCGTCCAAAGAATCCAGTGCCTTTTGCAAGTAGCGATTACTCATCGCATATGACCTTTCAATAGCCCCAAGCTGCTTCATAGAATCCACGAGACGTCTAACATCCTTCGTCGACGCTCCACGTTCAATTGTTTCTTTAACAAGCTTTGCAAAATCAGCATCCTTCATCGCTTCCAGTACAGGCAACGTAATGTTCCCCTGCAAAAGATCATTTCCAGAAGGCTTGCCTAGCTGCTTTGCAGAAGCAGTGAAATCAAGTATATCGTCAATAATCTGGTAGGACATGCCTAAATAATATCCATATTTGAACAGCTTTACAGCAGATTTTTCTGGCAGTCCGGAAATCAATGCTCCCATTTTGCAGCAGGTCGCAATAAGAATTGCCGTTTTACGGCGAATACGACGTAAATAAATGCGTAAATTCTGCTCCCAGTCAAATTTGTAGCGAATTTGTTCAATCTCACCCTTGCATACTTCCACAATTGTATTTGAGAGTAATCTGTGGATTTCAGCGCTCTCGATATTAGTAATGCTCTCCAGTGCACATGCAAGGATGTAGTCACCTGTATACATAGAGGTCCGGTTATCATAGTGCACTCTGATTGTAGGTTTGCCACGCCTTAGCCAAGCATTGTCTATTACATCATCATGTACAAGGGTTGCCATATGAATCAGCTCAATTGAGACAGCGGCGTCAATAAGAGGCGTTTTTCCCTTGTCTGGCCCAAGTGCTCCAGAGAGCAGCACAAATAAAGGACGTATCCTCTTGCCTCCTGCTTTTAGTAATTGCTCTGAAGTCTGACGCAGTATCGGCTGATTCGCCTGCACGGAATTTCGTAGCGTTTCTTCAATCAGGTCCAAATCTTTTTTTAAATATCCGTAAGTCTTCGCTAATTTCATGCTTGTCACCTTTATCGTGATTTCGGTTTTAGAATCTTGAACCCGATATGCGCCGCTGCCACGCCTCCCGTGTAACTCTTCACGACTACCTGGTCAAAACCGGCATTCAGGAACATCTTTTCAAGCTCTTTCTTGCCGGGAAAATCTTTAGCCGATTCGTAAAGCCACTCATACTCCTCGTAGCTTTTAACTAGAAGCTTGCCAAACATTGGCATAATGTATTTGAAATACAAATAGTAACCTTGACGGAATACTGGCAAGGTTGGCTGGGAAGTTTCCAAACAAACCGCCATCCCGCCCGGTTTCAAAACTCTGTACATCTCATGAAGTACTCTATCGTAATTAGGTACGTTTCTCAGACCAAATCCGATTGTTACATAGTCGAATGTGCTATCGGCAAATGGCAGATCCATCGCGTCGCCTTGAATAAATTCAATATCGTTTGGCGGAAGTTTCTTTTTTCTTTTTTCAGCAACAGAAAGCATATTGGCACTGAAATCAAGACCTGTCACTTTGCCATTTGCGCCAGCTGCTTTCGCTAAAGCAAATGTCCAGTCTCCTGTCCCACAGCAAAGATCTAGACATCGAGCACCGGGCTGCACGTTCATTCGTTCCATTACATCTTTACGCCATGCTTTATGACGCTGGAAAGAAATTACGGAATTCATAAAATCATAATTTCCATAAATTGATTCAAAAACATCATGTACGCGTTCTGACTTCGACTGTTCTCTCAATCTTTACCCTTCTTTCCATGCTTGCCTCTTTTCTTCCATCTTCTGCCAGCGTTTAGCAGCCTCTTCATACAAATCAGCCAGTAAACAGCCATCTCGCCAATCCCCAAGCAAGTCTTCAAGGCGTGCTTCTCTACCTTTCCTGTAAGAAGCAATTGAGACATCCGAACGTCCAGAAAGCCATAGTTTGTAAAGTGCTTCTTCACCACTATCAGAAGACCCGGCTATTTCATCCAAATAGGAGGTCGCCTCCAAATAGTGTTCAATTTGCCTGCAATGTTGTTCATCCATACCTATGAAAGCTGCGACACGAATGACGATACGACTGGCAATTTTGCCATAGTAAGAAGCGAATTCAGTAAACGAGGCAACTTGCCGATGATATAGCTCCATCTTTAGTTCGTTAATCTCCTTGATGGCATCTGCAAGAAGACGGATAAATAAAATATCACCGGAATGAGAGAGGAGCAGGTAATAAAGCCCGCTGTAATAGTCTCCGGCAAGAACTGTAAGCTGTGTGCTTCTCGCGGCTTGTTCTCCTTTTTTTTCTACATTATGAACAGTAATAGAATCGTGTGTATCCAAAGCTGTCTGAACAAGCATTGCTGGGATGATGTATGCGATCTTTTCCTCTTTATATGCAGGTGCGCTGTCAAAAACCTTAGACAGCACACGAAGCCC is a window from the Aciduricibacillus chroicocephali genome containing:
- a CDS encoding tetratricopeptide repeat protein — protein: MKGAVAGMNVLDQALHYINEDKIEQAVELLDEHVAKAAPEDAFEMAELYRQLGYYEKAVPVLEELIASFPEESELSAMLADIYIELGEDEKALQLIGEGTIDPEDPQYLEIALQQADLYQAQGLFEVAEQKLLQAKQHAPNEIVIDFALGELLFSIGDYGRAAHFYEQVQEEMKEIAGVSVSERLAECMALLGKEERALDLYKENASEEPEHLFKYGFTAFQADRMDIAIKAWEELIEKDPDYLSVYSWLARAYENENLLEEALETANKGLAKDSFNKELYFEAGTFACQLGSFKKGEGLIREAVALDPDYKEAVVYLARMLEEQERHEETIELIDSISDIGAEDALYNWIAAKAYAEMENYKQALKQYREAYISLQEDSDFLKEFGYFLVEEGLMADAAEVLGKYMALEPLDADTAGYLARINGTGDGQFLS
- the ndk gene encoding nucleoside-diphosphate kinase, which translates into the protein MEKTFLMVKPDGVQRNLTGEIVQRFEKKGFKLVGAKLMQISNELAEQHYGEHKERPFFGELVDFITSGPVFAMVWEGEGVILTAREMMGKTNPAEAAPGTIRGDFAVTVGKNIIHGSDSAESAEREIGLFFNESELVSYDKQDRDWIY
- a CDS encoding demethylmenaquinone methyltransferase produces the protein MREQSKSERVHDVFESIYGNYDFMNSVISFQRHKAWRKDVMERMNVQPGARCLDLCCGTGDWTFALAKAAGANGKVTGLDFSANMLSVAEKRKKKLPPNDIEFIQGDAMDLPFADSTFDYVTIGFGLRNVPNYDRVLHEMYRVLKPGGMAVCLETSQPTLPVFRQGYYLYFKYIMPMFGKLLVKSYEEYEWLYESAKDFPGKKELEKMFLNAGFDQVVVKSYTGGVAAAHIGFKILKPKSR
- the aroA gene encoding 3-phosphoshikimate 1-carboxyvinyltransferase yields the protein MGELSLAPAKRPLKGNIEIPGDKSISHRSVIFGSLAKGTTKIENFLDGEDCLRTIHAFQAMGVEIEVDGTNVVVNSKGIDGLNEPLVPLYFGNSGTTARLMLGVLAGLPFFSMAYGDPYLTKRPMDRVVNPLRQMGAQFDGREGGSYLPISIRGKQLHSITYEMPLKSAQVKSAVLLAGLLADGETTVIEKTPTRDHTENMLRAFGADLTVAGEEIRITNKYRLVATDVVVPGDISSAAFYLAAAAIVPGSELTLKRVGLNKTRTGILDVLEQMGADLSIDNVNETGGEKFGDITVRYSKLKGIVIEGDMIPRLIDEIPIIALIASQAEGETIVRDAEELRVKETDRIAAVEDVLGTLGASISPTEDGMAIKGETPLKGGLVRSYHDHRIAMMAAIASFVSEGAVVIDDISSIQISYPTFFEHFHSIQE
- the aroC gene encoding chorismate synthase, with protein sequence MRYLTAGESHGKQLTTIIEGVPANMPLLPDDINESTLRRQKGHGRGRRMKIEKDLIDIKSGVRHGYTLGSPIALVVNNDDFKHWTDIMGENPIEDDEEIRRILSRPRPGHADLNGALKYGHRDMRNVLERSSARETAARVAAGAVAKTMLRHLGIEICGYVKEIAGIQAKEIEGLSIKQKQEISEESPVRVLDSEVEQKMMDAIDQAKKDGDSIGGVCEVYVEGMPAGIGSYVHYDRKLDGKVAGAVMSINAFKGVEFGIGFEAARRNGSEVHDEIIWSEENGYSRRTNRLGGFEGGMTTGMPIVVKGVMKPIPTLYKPLKSVDIETKEPFNAGVERSDSCAVPAAAVVMEHIVAFELANALTEQFTSDQFPQLKKALDDYREEIRCF
- a CDS encoding prephenate dehydrogenase, coding for MSKKVILVAGLGLIGGSLAKGMALVNEHHVIGYDIDEQTLEFALENGIIHEITSNFVEAAQRAEMIFLASPISATISLLHELDRITFDHDVIVSDASSVKGAILDTANNLENEHLIFVGGHPMAGSHKKGVQAAKTHLFENAIYVLTPGPRCKEEHIEEIKSALVNTQSHFLTLNSDEHDEMTGIISHFPHLLASSLVQQASKWQRKHPYLRDLAAGGFRDITRIASSNPYLWQDIFHHNQEKLLLMLDNSIEEMNHLKQLIVENRKEEMISYLQEAKDYRDGLGTKKKGALPSFFDIYVDIRDQTGAIAKVVQLLAEHDISLRNFRILEIREGIMGALRISLGSWEDHSKACEILKSNDYDIMVEI
- the aroH gene encoding chorismate mutase; translated protein: MMRGIRGATTVEVNESGIILEETTRLFQEILSRNNIEPESISHVLVSATKDLDTAFPAKALRSLPGCTHVPVMCMQEIDVPGALEKCIRIMMVAETTAKQQDVQHVFLNEAIKLRPDLVQGE
- the hisC gene encoding histidinol-phosphate transaminase gives rise to the protein MEGKDILKELRPYEQGMQTEEVKRKYNLDHIVKLASNENPFGFSPKVKSVLKDADIDFNIYPDGHATELSSALAIHLSIEEDEIAFSSGLDEMILIISRCFLEKGKNTVMAVPTFPQYKHQARIEGAEAREVPLKETGDHDLDEMLAQIDEDTAIVWICSPNNPTGCPITEEQLNRFMDQCPNNVLVVLDEAYYEFARKESDLHALDKFRKYPNLLILRTFSKAYGLAGLRIGYAIGNSSIIGKLNVARGPFNTSSIAQKAAVAALGDQSFINEVTVKNIEIREDFAEFLNSIGWECFISETNFLLVKTPTDDIEVFQKLLERGFIIRPGSKVGWPQTIRVTIGKADDMELMKQAIREIDAVFAKVEE
- a CDS encoding CheR family methyltransferase gives rise to the protein MSENYPEFIGRIKRKLGIDLSLYKEAQMKRRIISLRNKRGYKDFNTYYEALNKDSELLSEFTDRLTINVSEFFRNPQRWEVLKNKVIPSVSKGKTRLNIWSAACSTGEEPYSLSILMKEYFPALKVNILATDIDENILARAKQGIYQKQSLKELPSGLEKKYFVEKNGLFEVNRDVRQLIEFKKHNLLADRYPRDLDLIVCRNVLIYFTDEAKSVIYQNFSNSLKQNGILFVGSTEQIFSAEQYGFSLFDTFFYQKA
- the aroB gene encoding 3-dehydroquinate synthase — encoded protein: MKEIKVQTSTHPYKIMIGEKLRFNLSEVLSKKYASVLIITDSHVSKLYLKDVQNSLANEKVFTAVIPAGEQSKSIEQFYELHTKAIENGLNRNSLIIALGGGVVGDLAGFVAATYMRGIDYIQVPTTILAHDSSVGGKVAINHALGKNMIGNFYPPRAVIYDVETVHTLSKAEIRSGYAELVKEALISDVAFFEDIMAASLDEMNNERLISHLQQGIEVKARIVEEDEKESGVRKFLNFGHTLGHAIEAELGYGKMTHGEAIAIGMLFALGLSQKYYGVNLPLEELTSWMKANAYPSSLPQLNPNDLLAKMASDKKVLNDRIPMVLLKEIGKPETVEFTKEELLEELSSFLGKMVKA
- a CDS encoding polyprenyl synthetase family protein encodes the protein MKLAKTYGYLKKDLDLIEETLRNSVQANQPILRQTSEQLLKAGGKRIRPLFVLLSGALGPDKGKTPLIDAAVSIELIHMATLVHDDVIDNAWLRRGKPTIRVHYDNRTSMYTGDYILACALESITNIESAEIHRLLSNTIVEVCKGEIEQIRYKFDWEQNLRIYLRRIRRKTAILIATCCKMGALISGLPEKSAVKLFKYGYYLGMSYQIIDDILDFTASAKQLGKPSGNDLLQGNITLPVLEAMKDADFAKLVKETIERGASTKDVRRLVDSMKQLGAIERSYAMSNRYLQKALDSLDGFEDSKEKRTLVDIAAYMGKRSF